A stretch of Malus sylvestris chromosome 11, drMalSylv7.2, whole genome shotgun sequence DNA encodes these proteins:
- the LOC126589977 gene encoding uncharacterized protein LOC126589977, translating to MYEGAKTAIRTHEGQTESFPITVGLHQGSSLSHYLFALVMDELTGHIQDDIPWCMLFADDIVLIDETQEWVNAKLNLWREVLESKGLCLSRSKTEYMECKYSANGGQNELGVRIGDQEIPKSDRFRYLGSILQKNGELDGDLNHRIQAGWMKWKSASGVLCDRRMPLKLKGKFYRTAIRPAMLYGTECWAVKHQHVHKMGVAEMRMLRWMCGCTRKDKIRNEDIWGKVGIAEIEGKMRENRLRWFGHVQTRPTDAPIRRCDYETEVQGRRGRGRPRKTLEETLRKDLEYLDLTDDMTQDRTQWRSKIHIADPTQ from the coding sequence atgtatgaaggagcaaagactgccataagaactcatgaaggacaaaccgaaagctttcccataactgtaggattacatcaaggctcatccttaagtcattacctttttgcgttggtaatggatgagttaacaggacatattcaagatgatattccttggtgtatgcttttcgcagacgatatagtgttgatagatgaaactcaggaatgggtaaatgcaaagcttaacctttggagagaagtgttggaatctaaaggtctttgcctaagccgatcaaagacagaatatatggagtgcaagtacagtgcaaatggaggccaaaacgagttaggggtgaggatcggagatcaagaaataccaaagagcgaccgttttcgttacctaggatctatcttgcaaaagaacggagaattagatggagatctcaaccatagaatacaagctggatggatgaagtggaagagtgcatctggcgtgttgtgtgaccgccgtatgccactgaagctcaagggaaaattttataggacggcaataaggccggcgatgctgtatggcacagaatgttgggcggtgaagcatcaacacgtacacaaaatgggtgtagcggagatgaggatgcttcgttggatgtgtgggtgcacgagaaaggataagattaggaatgaggatatctggggtaaagtaggaatagccgaaattgaaggaaagatgagagaaaatcggttacggtggtttggacatgtgcaaacaaggcctactgacgctccgattagaagatgcgactatgagacagaggttcagggtcgaaggggtagaggaagacctaggaaaactttggaagagaccctaagaaaagacttagagtacttggatctaacggatgacatgacacaggacagaacacaatggcgttctaagattcatatagccgatcccactcagtga
- the LOC126589968 gene encoding F-box/FBD/LRR-repeat protein At1g16930-like encodes MGSNSETRRLKENSKPRAGGEDRISRLPDAVLCHILSLIPTKYAVRSSILSNRWKNIWASVPNLDFEDRSNRCIAEKKYKCDTVGFSTFVDRVLSLRDSSIDIKKFRLHWVCSSDDFSRIDGWIQTAVQHNVVELDLLVETDSSDDFIFEFPQCIFSCKTLVALKVYSNCISYSPPTSGCFLNLKTLYVGAEYPDSDSVEKIFSCCPVLEDLTIMGLLGQYEVLNYKISAPELNTLRLNLPVDVGDHDQNHSIFISCPKLENLVIRQDILSSYIFVNVKSLVKASFTLFFHNAENLQPNFDNRAITCLAGISNVQCLSLSAHHFLKGHCLPAFDNLRELKLVLHDCYHWDLLTELLKRSPILEYLVVEYEEDKECADDYDEHEYLKHVLYSEHRWSTPESVPICLISHLKTITIRGFKGYPHEKKVAKYLLENGKVLNKMTIHNGLYKELTQKRGSTTCQVELV; translated from the exons ATGGGTTCGAATTCGGAGACTCGAAGACTAAAAGAGAATTCAAAGCCTCGAGCAGGAGGTGAAGATAGGATTAGTCGATTGCCAGATGCTGTTCTTTGTCACATACTTTCCTTAATTCCAACAAAGTATGCTGTGAGGAGCAGCATTCTGTCCAACAGATGGAAGAACATATGGGCTTCTGTTCCTAATCTGGACTTTGAAGATAGATCAAACCGTTGTATCGCGGAAAAGAAATATAAGTGCGACACTGTTGGTTTTTCGACCTTTGTTGATCGTGTGCTTTCCCTTCGTGATTCATCAATAGACATTAAAAAGTTTCGTCTTCATTGGGTCTGCTCTAGTGACGATTTCTCTCGTATTGATGGTTGGATTCAAACTGCCGTCCAGCATAATGTCGTTGAACTTGACCTTCTAGTTGAAACGGATTCTAGTGATGATTTTATATTTGAGTTTCCTCAATGCATTTTCAGTTGTAAAACACTTGTGGCTTTGAAGGTGTATTCAAATTGTATTAGCTACAGTCCTCCTACATCAGGGTGCTTCCTAAATCTCAAGACCCTCTATGTCGGAGCTGAATATCCCGATAGTGACTCGGTGGAAAAGATTTTTTCTTGCTGCCCTGTACTTGAAGATTTAACTATAATGGGACTTCTTGGTCAATATGAGGTTTTGAATTACAAGATCTCTGCGCCTGAATTAAACACATTAAGGTTGAACTTACCTGTAGATGTTGGAGATCATGATCAGAACCACAGTATTTTTATTAGTTGTCCGAAGCTTGAAAACCTTGTTATCAGGCAGGATATTTTGTCGAGTTATATATTTGTGAACGTCAAATCCCTTGTTAAAGCCAGTTTTACTCTCTTTTTCCATAATGCGGAGAATCTACAACCCAATTTCGATAACCGTGCAATTACCTGTCTGGCAGGAATTTCTAATGTTCAGTGTCTTTCTCTATCAGCTCATCATTTTTTGAAG GGTCATTGTCTACCGGCATTTGATAATTTAAGAGAACTGAAGCTGGTTCTTCACGATTGCTATCATTGGGATTTGCTAACAGAGTTGCTCAAGAGATCACCTATTTTGGAATATCTTGTCGTAGAATATGAAGAA GATAAGGAATGTGCTGACGATTATGATGAGCATGAGTACTTAAAACATGTCTTATACTCAGAGCATCGATGGAGTACACCAGAGTCTGTGCCTATTTGTTTAATATCACACCTCAAGACTATCACTATAAGGGGATTCAAGGGATACCCGCATGAGAAGAAAGTGGCAAAGTATCTGTTAGAGAATGGTAAAGTTTTGAATAAGATGACTATTCACAATGGGTTATACAAAGAGTTAACACAGAAAAGGGGTTCTACGACTTGCCAAGTTGAATTGGTCTAA